The Paraconexibacter algicola genome includes the window CGGGCGCCGCGGACGGTCTAGGAGGCGACGACGGTCGCGGGCGCCGCGGGAGGCGGACGCACGGCGAGCGCGGCGGCGATGAGCCGGCCGACACGTCGGAGGTGGACGGCGCGGTACGTCCGCGGGCGGGCGGGGCGCCGTCGGCGCGCGCGCGGCGCGAACCGCGCGCGCAGGCGGTGCAGCAGCTCCTCCCCGGGCATCGCGCCCGCGAGGAGGGTGCCGAACAGCAGCAGGGTGGGAGCGAGCGCGAGCAGCGCGCCCGGCGCGACCACGACCGCGAACGCCGCGAGGGCGGCGAGCAGCACGAGCAGGCCCGTGAGGGCGCGCGTGCGACAGGTCGTGGTCGGGCGGACGCGCATCGGGCTAGGCGGTGGCGCGGCCCCGGGTGACGGTCACGCCGAGCGCGGCGAGGCCGGCGACGAGTCCGGCGATCGCGAGGCCGAGCGTGAGGCCGTCGCGGCCGCCGTCGTCCCCGGCGTCGGGCGACGCGGCACCGGCCGCGTCCTGGGTCGTGTCGGCCTCCGGCGCGGCGGCGCCGCCGGTCCCGGCGTCCTGCGAGGCGGCCTGCGCGCCCTCGCCGCCGGCGTTCTGGCGCGGCGCGTCGGCGGACACCGTGGTCGTGCTGGCGGGCGACTCGCTGCCCTCCGCCCCGATCCAGCGGACGACGTCGCCGTCGTCGTAGGTCTGGATCGACTTCCACTCGATCGTGCC containing:
- a CDS encoding DUF1775 domain-containing protein produces the protein MLRRTLLLTALALGATAAPAAAHVEVLPKTVAPADPVLFTVLVPGERDDTGTTEVKLQIPEGVLPFSFEDQPGWKRTVQRASNGALETVTWKGEAAADGLVALRFLASTPDAPGTIEWKSIQTYDDGDVVRWIGAEGSESPASTTTVSADAPRQNAGGEGAQAASQDAGTGGAAAPEADTTQDAAGAASPDAGDDGGRDGLTLGLAIAGLVAGLAALGVTVTRGRATA